The Aliivibrio fischeri genome contains a region encoding:
- a CDS encoding helix-turn-helix domain-containing protein: protein MNKSSELIKITMVAFEGISAFHLSVPCLVFQDIFFGQQVRFDLRICCENSLQFETSSGFGVVVDSDLSAIQEADIIIIPSWPNDLPEPSERLIEALIEHHNKGKLLVGLCLGSYVLACAGVLDGKRATSHWAFSEQFQQQFPKVDFDPNPLFVEHETIITSAGVAASLDCCLHIVRRLCGSELANDLARKMVTAPSRTGGQQQYIPAPVNIKPLTETSISLVIELVEQSLNQSHSLDEVAERCAMSKRTFTRQFKSTYGCTFGEWLQNRRLVLSQRLLETTKLSIPQVAEQAGFGSDSVFRKHFKSAFHVSPVQWRTTFKQ from the coding sequence ATGAACAAATCAAGCGAGCTAATTAAAATTACGATGGTAGCCTTTGAAGGCATCAGTGCTTTTCATCTCTCTGTGCCTTGTCTGGTGTTTCAAGATATCTTTTTCGGTCAGCAGGTTCGGTTTGACTTGAGGATCTGTTGCGAAAACAGCTTGCAGTTTGAAACAAGCTCTGGATTTGGTGTGGTGGTAGATAGTGATTTAAGTGCTATCCAAGAAGCTGATATTATAATTATTCCAAGCTGGCCAAATGACTTGCCAGAGCCAAGTGAGCGACTTATAGAGGCGTTAATAGAGCATCATAATAAAGGGAAGTTGCTGGTAGGACTTTGCCTTGGTTCTTATGTTCTCGCGTGTGCTGGCGTTCTCGATGGCAAACGAGCCACAAGCCATTGGGCGTTTTCCGAACAATTTCAGCAGCAATTTCCTAAGGTGGATTTTGACCCAAACCCTCTATTTGTTGAACATGAGACTATCATTACCTCTGCTGGAGTAGCCGCTTCACTCGATTGTTGTCTACACATAGTGCGCCGTTTGTGTGGTAGTGAGCTTGCGAATGATCTCGCACGTAAGATGGTGACTGCGCCATCTCGTACAGGTGGACAGCAGCAATATATACCAGCACCAGTCAACATAAAACCTCTTACAGAGACAAGTATCAGCCTTGTGATTGAGCTGGTTGAGCAGAGCCTTAATCAGTCTCATTCACTAGATGAAGTTGCTGAGCGCTGTGCGATGAGTAAACGTACTTTTACACGCCAGTTTAAATCCACCTATGGCTGTACATTTGGTGAATGGCTGCAAAATCGACGTTTGGTGCTTAGCCAGCGTCTATTAGAAACCACGAAACTATCGATACCTCAAGTTGCAGAGCAAGCGGGTTTTGGCTCTGATAGTGTATTCAGAAAGCACTTTAAATCTGCTTTTCATGTATCGCCGGTTCAGTGGCGCACGACTTTCAAGCAATAG
- a CDS encoding LysR family transcriptional regulator, with product MNLNFIKHFLAVYDFGSVTKAADYLNITQPSMSSAIKKFEESYGQPLFLKVGRSLEPTDAAHSLAYQVRPIMDQLVMALESPRRLIVSAPEIVLQSLPDMDDALLTESPAVEYQMLDKIRSGEVDILIDDITVTDYTFVTESLGKMDIAFACRNDHPTILGHSLSLEQFNQAEHVMLKLKNENVGAFETRPDEIFERNIVREVSGPSNLLLSVRNTDAICIVAESMFGLAQELGLKVLESPFPLQPYEIKLIYHRRNITNKTHKYIREQIKSRLSELHQ from the coding sequence ATGAATTTAAATTTTATCAAACATTTTCTGGCAGTGTATGACTTTGGTAGCGTGACAAAAGCGGCGGATTATTTAAATATTACGCAGCCCTCAATGAGCAGTGCGATCAAAAAATTTGAAGAGAGTTACGGGCAGCCATTATTTCTAAAAGTAGGGCGCTCTCTTGAGCCTACCGATGCCGCCCATTCATTAGCTTATCAAGTTCGACCTATCATGGATCAATTAGTCATGGCGTTGGAATCTCCACGTCGTTTAATAGTGAGTGCGCCAGAAATCGTATTGCAATCTCTGCCTGATATGGACGATGCTTTGCTGACAGAAAGCCCAGCGGTTGAGTACCAAATGCTAGATAAAATTCGCTCTGGTGAAGTGGATATATTGATTGATGATATTACGGTAACGGACTACACCTTTGTGACTGAAAGTTTAGGCAAAATGGATATCGCTTTTGCGTGTCGAAACGATCATCCGACTATCCTTGGTCATTCATTAAGTTTAGAGCAATTTAACCAAGCTGAGCATGTTATGCTTAAACTGAAAAATGAGAATGTGGGCGCGTTTGAAACTCGTCCTGATGAGATATTTGAGCGTAACATCGTTCGTGAAGTGAGTGGGCCATCTAACTTATTGTTGAGTGTGAGGAATACGGATGCGATCTGCATTGTGGCTGAAAGTATGTTTGGTTTAGCTCAAGAGCTTGGTTTAAAGGTATTAGAGTCTCCTTTTCCATTACAGCCCTATGAGATAAAGCTGATTTACCACCGTCGTAATATCACCAATAAAACGCATAAATACATACGTGAACAGATCAAATCAAGGCTGAGTGAACTTCATCAATAA
- the uhpB gene encoding signal transduction histidine-protein kinase/phosphatase UhpB, with protein sequence MAACAWFCLWVIAYYFINDPELAILLFPFSLRLGMTLHTRSSYWPAIYIAEWGLTIALALLLDEPQWLTVLIASALSIPITWFAKRYYYGDQNRHLLIMASVIMITALINIAVVGSHVPSIYMVWLVSITGGLMLVPMCYLVWNYLFQNKWAPLSSHLINTAVEFKIRHIALYSLLLVASILIQTSLPDELRRFAPFCMAIPIILLAVRYGWQGALLATLFNSVALIAAHSGVSKLEITDLLLSLSAQTITGILLGLAVQKQKDLNQKLRNELSRNQNLSRQLITAEESVRRDIARELHDEIGQNITAIRTQASIIKRIDAAEMSVRCADTIETLSLNVYDTTKRLLTKLRPKMLDDLDLKESVEQLIREMEFSDHGVDIQLNWQGDYSCLSDTLKVTIFRLCQESLNNAYKYAQASEINIELILDEQVSLFITDNGIGFKTQDLMNGMGVRGMQERVQALGGKMVINSNTSIPGTQISIALPKM encoded by the coding sequence ATGGCCGCTTGTGCTTGGTTTTGTTTATGGGTCATTGCTTATTACTTTATTAATGACCCTGAGCTCGCCATTTTGTTATTCCCCTTTTCTCTACGCTTAGGAATGACTCTGCACACTCGCTCTTCCTATTGGCCTGCGATTTACATTGCAGAATGGGGACTAACCATCGCTTTAGCTCTACTACTTGATGAACCACAATGGCTAACCGTTCTTATTGCTAGTGCCTTAAGTATTCCCATTACGTGGTTTGCAAAACGGTATTACTACGGCGATCAAAACCGTCATCTTCTCATCATGGCAAGCGTCATTATGATCACCGCACTCATCAATATTGCGGTTGTGGGATCTCATGTTCCATCCATTTACATGGTATGGCTTGTGAGCATTACAGGCGGGTTAATGCTGGTTCCGATGTGCTATTTAGTGTGGAACTATCTATTTCAAAATAAATGGGCACCACTGAGTTCCCACCTCATCAATACCGCTGTTGAATTTAAAATACGCCACATCGCTTTATACAGTCTATTGTTGGTTGCTAGCATTTTAATACAAACCAGCTTGCCTGATGAGTTAAGACGCTTCGCTCCTTTTTGTATGGCAATTCCGATTATTTTGCTTGCGGTACGATACGGGTGGCAAGGGGCTTTATTAGCGACATTATTTAATAGCGTGGCATTAATTGCCGCTCACAGTGGCGTATCTAAACTTGAAATTACCGATTTACTTTTATCGCTTTCAGCCCAAACCATTACGGGTATTTTACTTGGATTAGCAGTTCAAAAGCAGAAAGATCTCAATCAAAAATTACGTAATGAACTGTCTCGTAATCAAAATCTATCACGCCAATTAATTACAGCTGAAGAATCGGTTCGTCGTGATATTGCACGTGAATTGCATGACGAAATAGGCCAAAACATCACAGCTATCCGCACTCAAGCGAGCATAATTAAACGCATTGATGCCGCTGAGATGAGTGTTCGTTGCGCCGATACTATCGAGACGCTTTCACTCAATGTCTATGACACAACCAAGCGATTATTAACCAAATTAAGACCCAAAATGTTGGATGATTTGGATTTAAAAGAATCCGTTGAGCAACTCATCCGTGAAATGGAGTTTTCCGATCACGGCGTTGATATACAACTGAACTGGCAAGGTGATTATTCATGCTTAAGTGATACGCTTAAAGTCACTATCTTTCGCTTATGCCAAGAATCACTCAATAACGCTTATAAATACGCACAAGCCAGTGAGATTAACATTGAACTGATTCTTGATGAGCAAGTGAGCCTTTTTATTACCGACAATGGCATTGGATTTAAAACTCAAGATTTGATGAATGGAATGGGAGTAAGAGGCATGCAAGAGCGAGTTCAAGCACTCGGAGGGAAAATGGTCATCAATTCCAACACCTCGATTCCTGGCACTCAAATTAGCATTGCACTACCAAAAATGTGA
- the uhpA gene encoding transcriptional regulator UhpA produces MINVALVDDHIIVRSGFAQLLSLESDISVVGEFSSAAEARRGLPSCHPDVVILDISMQDESGLSLLEDIPSGIASIMLSVHDSPAMVEKSLELGAKGYLSKRCSPDELIQAVRTSANGGCYLTPDIAIKLATPVKNKTALNHLTRRENEVCQLLATGLDVKSIAIELGLSHKTVHVHRANAMDKLNVKNNVELAKLFTQDSF; encoded by the coding sequence ATGATTAATGTTGCACTTGTTGATGACCACATCATTGTCCGCTCTGGTTTCGCTCAATTACTTAGCTTGGAATCAGACATATCTGTCGTTGGGGAATTTAGCTCAGCAGCAGAAGCGCGTCGTGGACTACCAAGTTGCCATCCTGATGTCGTCATTTTAGACATATCAATGCAAGATGAGAGTGGATTAAGCCTGTTAGAAGATATTCCTTCAGGCATTGCTAGCATCATGCTCAGTGTGCATGATTCTCCCGCCATGGTTGAGAAATCATTAGAGCTAGGAGCAAAAGGTTACCTAAGTAAACGTTGCAGTCCTGATGAGCTAATTCAAGCGGTAAGAACCAGTGCTAATGGCGGTTGTTACCTTACGCCAGATATTGCGATTAAACTGGCAACGCCTGTCAAAAACAAAACCGCATTGAATCATCTAACTCGCCGTGAAAACGAAGTATGCCAATTACTTGCAACTGGATTAGACGTAAAATCTATTGCCATTGAATTAGGGCTTAGTCATAAAACCGTCCATGTTCATCGTGCTAATGCAATGGATAAACTTAACGTAAAAAATAACGTTGAGTTGGCTAAACTCTTTACTCAAGACTCATTCTAA
- a CDS encoding VF530 family DNA-binding protein, translating to MMTDEERIELQQNNPLHGLKLETLLQELVDFYGWEILDTAMRLNCFNTNPSIASSVKYLKKTEWAREKLENFYLYRFKRMPRASNLEYDKPPRARTFPHGLEPKEPMELTVDSILKSQAKAASAHKARTSNRGGNYRR from the coding sequence ATGATGACTGATGAAGAAAGAATTGAACTGCAACAAAACAACCCATTACACGGTCTTAAGTTAGAAACCTTGCTACAAGAGTTGGTTGATTTTTACGGTTGGGAAATTCTAGATACAGCAATGCGTTTGAACTGTTTTAATACGAACCCATCAATTGCAAGTAGTGTTAAATACCTAAAGAAAACAGAATGGGCAAGAGAGAAGTTAGAAAACTTTTACCTATACCGTTTTAAGCGTATGCCTCGTGCATCTAATCTTGAATATGACAAACCGCCACGTGCTCGTACATTCCCGCATGGTCTTGAACCAAAAGAGCCAATGGAATTGACGGTTGATTCGATTTTGAAATCACAAGCAAAAGCGGCATCAGCGCATAAAGCTCGTACTTCTAATCGTGGTGGTAACTATCGCCGATAA
- a CDS encoding SDR family oxidoreductase, protein MKKLVVITGASSGIGEAIARRLSDEGHPLLLLARRIDRLEALNLPNSLSVKVDVTDKASFEAAIAQGEAKFGPVDAIVNNAGAMLLGQIDTQDAQEWKTMFDVNVLGLLNGMQAVLAPMMERNSGTIINISSIAGKKTFPNHAAYCGTKFAVHAISENVREEVALSNVRVTTIAPGAVETELLSHTSSQEIKDGYGEWKESMGGVLAADDIARAVSFAYQQPQNVCIREIALAPTKQQP, encoded by the coding sequence ATGAAAAAATTAGTTGTTATTACAGGTGCAAGTTCTGGTATTGGTGAGGCAATCGCTCGTCGTTTAAGCGATGAAGGTCATCCTCTACTTCTTCTTGCTCGTCGTATTGATCGCCTTGAAGCACTTAACCTACCAAACTCTTTATCAGTAAAAGTAGACGTAACAGACAAAGCCTCTTTTGAAGCTGCTATTGCTCAGGGCGAAGCAAAGTTTGGTCCTGTTGACGCTATCGTAAATAACGCTGGTGCAATGCTTCTTGGTCAAATTGACACTCAAGATGCACAAGAGTGGAAAACCATGTTTGATGTTAACGTTCTTGGTCTTCTTAATGGTATGCAAGCAGTTCTTGCACCTATGATGGAACGTAACAGCGGTACTATCATTAACATCAGCTCTATTGCTGGTAAGAAAACATTCCCTAACCATGCAGCTTACTGTGGTACTAAATTTGCGGTTCACGCTATCTCTGAAAACGTGCGTGAAGAAGTAGCGTTATCAAACGTTCGTGTAACAACAATTGCACCGGGAGCGGTTGAGACTGAACTTCTATCTCATACGTCTTCTCAAGAAATTAAAGATGGCTACGGTGAGTGGAAAGAAAGCATGGGTGGCGTGCTAGCTGCTGACGACATTGCTCGTGCAGTATCTTTTGCTTACCAACAACCTCAAAACGTTTGTATTCGTGAAATTGCATTAGCACCAACTAAACAGCAACCATAA
- a CDS encoding LysR family transcriptional regulator, with protein MINRINLTDIRSFVLIARLGNFTKAAETLDVSRSHVSRQISSLEKQMGVTLLIRTTRTLRLTEAGKHFYHQCEQALHTIDQALLSAVDDVEKVQGEIKINCVGGYLGEVFLADIVNAFMQQYPDVSISLDFSSNRVDLIEEEFDIAFRMGSLEDSGFVAKKLLDIEMGTLASPKYLQQYGRPSHPKELQQHHCLTGSVRKWHFQSLVNKEHYDVSIKGNLQCKNGRVLVAGAIAGNGIIRVPLIYCQQELDDKKLVQVFEEWGIPTVDFSAIYHRDRYQPKRIRTFIDFVKQYSDSLFT; from the coding sequence ATGATCAATCGCATTAACCTTACCGATATCCGCTCGTTTGTTCTTATTGCTCGCTTAGGGAATTTTACTAAGGCGGCGGAAACTCTCGACGTCTCTCGTTCCCATGTGTCGCGCCAAATAAGTAGCCTAGAGAAACAAATGGGCGTGACGTTATTAATTCGTACAACTCGAACGCTACGTTTAACGGAAGCGGGTAAGCATTTTTATCATCAATGTGAACAAGCTCTTCATACTATAGATCAAGCTCTGCTTTCTGCTGTGGATGATGTTGAAAAGGTGCAAGGGGAGATAAAAATAAACTGTGTGGGTGGTTATTTAGGTGAGGTATTTCTGGCTGATATCGTTAATGCCTTTATGCAGCAGTACCCAGATGTATCTATCAGTTTAGATTTTAGTAGTAATCGAGTGGATTTAATTGAAGAAGAGTTTGATATTGCTTTTCGTATGGGCAGTCTTGAGGATTCCGGTTTTGTTGCGAAGAAATTACTTGATATTGAGATGGGAACATTAGCCAGTCCAAAGTATTTACAACAATATGGTCGTCCTTCACATCCTAAAGAATTGCAGCAACACCATTGTTTAACAGGTTCTGTTCGTAAATGGCATTTCCAATCTTTAGTTAATAAAGAACATTATGATGTTTCGATTAAAGGAAATTTACAGTGTAAAAATGGACGAGTATTGGTTGCTGGTGCTATCGCAGGAAATGGAATTATTCGAGTTCCACTGATTTATTGTCAGCAAGAATTAGATGATAAAAAGCTTGTGCAAGTATTTGAAGAGTGGGGAATTCCAACCGTTGATTTTTCTGCGATTTATCACCGAGATCGTTATCAGCCTAAGAGAATAAGGACATTTATTGATTTTGTGAAACAGTATTCAGATTCTTTATTTACTTAA
- a CDS encoding helix-turn-helix transcriptional regulator — protein MPIVVNLDIMLAKRKMRSNQLAQLIGITEQNLSVLKNSRAKAIKFSTLEAICKHLECQPADILEYQAEE, from the coding sequence ATGCCTATCGTTGTAAATCTCGATATCATGCTAGCCAAGCGGAAAATGCGCTCAAATCAGTTGGCTCAATTAATTGGTATCACGGAACAGAATTTATCTGTACTAAAAAATAGCAGAGCAAAGGCAATAAAGTTCTCAACCTTAGAAGCCATTTGCAAACATTTAGAATGCCAACCTGCGGATATTTTAGAATATCAAGCAGAAGAATAA
- a CDS encoding DUF2975 domain-containing protein, which produces MNNLNNIQSFSSKLLIVFGFAFVALPLMDTVLWFASTLYNSQSFQSTFPVEVTLPLSFSRSMLGYLPSMLPTLLSCAILWQLILLFRLYKKGQVFTLDNTIRYRKIANILIMMPFVQVLSDILLSIALSYTEDNVEGGFNISDSEISMLVIGLIVRVIAKVMEEASLIREEQELTI; this is translated from the coding sequence ATGAATAATTTAAATAACATCCAATCTTTTAGTTCAAAACTGCTTATCGTTTTTGGATTTGCTTTTGTTGCTTTACCATTAATGGATACCGTCCTTTGGTTTGCTTCAACTCTTTATAACTCACAATCATTCCAGAGTACTTTTCCTGTTGAAGTTACTCTTCCACTCTCTTTTTCACGTTCTATGTTAGGTTACCTGCCAAGTATGCTACCAACACTATTAAGCTGTGCGATTCTATGGCAGTTAATTCTTTTATTTCGTTTATACAAAAAAGGGCAAGTGTTTACCCTTGATAACACCATCAGATATCGTAAAATCGCTAACATCTTAATTATGATGCCATTTGTTCAAGTGTTATCCGATATACTTCTTAGTATCGCACTCTCTTATACTGAAGATAATGTGGAAGGAGGCTTTAACATTTCAGACAGCGAAATCAGTATGTTAGTTATTGGTTTAATCGTGCGAGTTATCGCAAAAGTAATGGAAGAAGCAAGCCTTATTCGTGAAGAGCAAGAACTCACAATCTAG
- a CDS encoding diguanylate cyclase has protein sequence MSVRLKLILFLLVLFSVAIASSALTFKLESYGEEKLAWVIHTHNVITKSERLLSSMKDAETGQRGFLLTQEIHYLQPYYTGIADSKQLLSTLQALTKDNQKQQEALKYIEKSMTLKFEELATTIDLVQQDQLPKALSLVKEDKGKAYMDDLREDLNQFTNIELLLLEQRKGDFKENRSQLVTLIKMQILFLIFLAIGSIFFMKRNLFDPLKLLLFSTKKMQKGHKLDIADIVEKNEMGKLLSAFYQMNEVVHEKTEALTYKAHHDELTGLKNRSMVNTELQAALHQAAKTNTKVAVYFLDLNKFKEINDTLGHDVGDEVLKKTAQLLTETVRCRDNVFRLGGDEFLVIGQGIAQCSGVKKLTSKLLEQFKFPVNIGSESLSISPSVGVAIYPDDSIDGEELIKFADIAMYEAKKDKGNSYKEFAPIMLKRETD, from the coding sequence ATGAGTGTTCGATTAAAACTGATTTTATTTTTGTTGGTATTGTTTTCTGTGGCTATTGCGAGTTCTGCTTTGACATTTAAGCTTGAATCTTATGGAGAAGAGAAGCTTGCATGGGTAATTCATACTCATAATGTTATTACAAAGTCTGAAAGATTGTTGAGCAGTATGAAAGACGCAGAAACGGGTCAAAGAGGGTTTTTATTGACCCAAGAGATTCACTATTTGCAACCATACTACACAGGAATCGCTGATTCCAAGCAGTTATTGTCTACTTTGCAAGCGTTGACAAAAGACAATCAAAAACAACAAGAGGCTCTTAAATACATTGAAAAATCAATGACTCTTAAATTTGAAGAGTTAGCGACCACTATTGATTTAGTGCAACAAGATCAATTGCCTAAAGCGTTATCTCTTGTCAAAGAAGATAAAGGTAAAGCTTATATGGATGATTTAAGAGAAGATTTAAACCAATTTACTAATATTGAATTATTGCTACTTGAGCAAAGAAAAGGTGACTTTAAAGAGAATCGCAGTCAACTTGTTACATTAATTAAGATGCAAATCCTCTTTTTAATCTTTTTGGCAATTGGTTCTATTTTCTTTATGAAACGTAATCTGTTTGACCCATTAAAATTATTGCTATTTAGTACGAAGAAAATGCAAAAAGGCCATAAGCTTGATATTGCGGATATCGTCGAGAAAAATGAAATGGGTAAGTTATTATCAGCTTTTTACCAAATGAATGAAGTTGTTCATGAAAAAACAGAAGCGCTGACTTACAAAGCGCATCATGATGAGCTTACAGGGCTTAAAAACCGCAGTATGGTTAATACTGAATTACAAGCAGCGCTTCATCAAGCTGCAAAAACTAATACGAAAGTCGCCGTGTATTTTCTTGATTTAAATAAGTTTAAAGAGATTAATGACACATTAGGTCATGATGTGGGTGATGAGGTTTTAAAGAAAACGGCTCAACTATTAACTGAGACTGTGAGATGTCGTGATAATGTATTCCGTCTTGGTGGGGATGAGTTTTTAGTTATTGGTCAAGGTATAGCTCAATGCTCTGGGGTGAAAAAGCTTACCTCGAAATTATTAGAGCAGTTTAAGTTTCCCGTAAATATTGGCAGTGAATCTCTATCTATTTCCCCTAGTGTCGGTGTTGCTATTTATCCTGATGACAGCATTGATGGCGAAGAGCTAATAAAGTTTGCTGACATCGCCATGTATGAGGCCAAAAAAGATAAAGGCAACTCATATAAAGAGTTTGCCCCTATTATGCTTAAACGAGAAACGGATTGA